A portion of the Blastopirellula sediminis genome contains these proteins:
- a CDS encoding AMP-dependent synthetase/ligase produces MSAPIHGDSIFELFVRRAMISGETPALWTFEQGEFRSCTWDDLAADVAAVAASFRRLGVSPGDRVAVELPNCHEWIIADLAIAAVGAVSVPLHVSYRTEERLRLLEHCGAKYSLRSFGEDWEESGSTTEDVSLVDLVDQTELESWDFLTVDAAPLTEFSLPRPDDLATIVYTSGTTGHPKGVMLSHGNLAFDALALVEAFDDSSEDRRLTFLPFSHLYARTCDLYTWIILGNELVLARSRETILDDCKLMRPTLINGVPYFYQKVADAVRAQGKIEEPGTLQKMLGGRIKMFASGGAALADYAADIFAKQDSPIRNGYGLSESAPVITASSRKIYRPRSVGRALPGVEVRIADDGEVLTRGPHVMQGYYHDEAATAAVIDEQGWLQTGDLGHLDEDNFLFITGRKKELIVTATGKKVAPAQIESVLASDPLIAQAIVIGEGRNFLTALIVPEPDVLREFIRLERLWVFSKRGALRHRKVLATYRERIDRLLADHPKHEQIARFTLMGRGFTPDSGEMTPKLSLRRDLIQRNCAAEIEAMYR; encoded by the coding sequence ATGTCGGCCCCGATCCATGGCGACTCGATCTTCGAACTGTTCGTTCGCCGCGCGATGATCAGCGGTGAAACGCCGGCGCTTTGGACGTTCGAGCAGGGAGAGTTTCGAAGTTGCACGTGGGACGATCTTGCCGCCGACGTCGCTGCCGTCGCCGCTAGTTTTCGGCGGCTCGGAGTCTCGCCCGGCGATCGCGTCGCGGTCGAATTGCCGAACTGCCATGAATGGATCATCGCCGATCTGGCGATCGCGGCGGTCGGCGCGGTGAGCGTACCGCTGCATGTCAGCTACAGGACGGAAGAACGGCTCCGCCTGCTGGAACACTGCGGCGCCAAGTATTCGCTTCGCTCGTTCGGCGAAGATTGGGAAGAGTCGGGGAGCACGACCGAAGACGTCAGCCTGGTTGATCTCGTCGACCAGACCGAACTGGAATCATGGGATTTTCTCACGGTCGACGCCGCGCCGCTCACCGAGTTTTCGCTGCCAAGGCCCGATGACCTGGCCACGATCGTCTACACCAGCGGGACGACCGGGCATCCCAAGGGAGTCATGCTCTCGCACGGCAATCTGGCGTTCGATGCGCTGGCGCTGGTCGAAGCGTTTGACGATTCGTCGGAAGATCGCCGGCTCACGTTCTTGCCGTTTAGCCATTTGTACGCTCGGACGTGCGATCTTTACACCTGGATCATCCTCGGCAACGAACTGGTCTTGGCGCGTTCGCGCGAGACGATCCTGGACGATTGCAAGTTGATGCGGCCGACGCTGATTAACGGCGTTCCCTACTTCTATCAAAAGGTGGCCGACGCGGTTCGCGCCCAAGGGAAGATCGAAGAGCCGGGGACGCTGCAAAAGATGCTCGGCGGCCGAATCAAAATGTTCGCCAGCGGCGGCGCGGCGCTGGCCGACTATGCCGCCGATATCTTCGCCAAGCAAGATTCGCCGATCCGCAACGGCTATGGGTTGTCGGAATCGGCGCCGGTCATCACCGCTTCTTCTCGCAAGATCTATCGCCCTCGCAGCGTCGGCCGAGCGCTCCCAGGCGTCGAAGTCCGTATCGCCGATGACGGCGAAGTGTTGACCCGCGGGCCGCACGTCATGCAAGGCTATTATCACGACGAAGCGGCGACCGCGGCGGTGATCGACGAGCAAGGTTGGCTCCAAACCGGCGACCTGGGACATTTGGACGAAGACAACTTTTTGTTCATCACCGGGCGAAAGAAGGAACTGATCGTCACCGCGACCGGCAAGAAGGTGGCGCCGGCTCAGATTGAATCGGTCCTCGCCTCCGATCCGCTGATCGCTCAGGCGATAGTGATCGGCGAAGGACGCAACTTTTTGACGGCGCTGATTGTGCCTGAACCAGACGTGCTGCGAGAATTCATCCGCCTTGAGCGACTATGGGTTTTCTCCAAGCGGGGCGCCTTGCGGCATCGGAAGGTGCTGGCGACCTATCGCGAGCGGATCGATCGTCTGCTGGCCGACCATCCAAAGCATGAGCAGATCGCCCGCTTTACGCTGATGGGACGCGGTTTTACGCCCGACTCCGGCGAGATGACTCCCAAATTGTCGCTGCGGCGCGACCTGATCCAGCGGAACTGTGCGGCCGAAATCGAGGCGATGTATCGATAG
- a CDS encoding acyl-CoA dehydrogenase family protein produces MSTQLPEGSQTETAPEESFAETALKLGGKSAEEARRTGAIDSADDQVEKLFQPQYQTVNSPAHRVVWDRGFDINLFLPKQEETPAELRKVMDDSIAVVNKFKAEKKLHNEEGKITREVMDALGEVGYWGLLVDKKYGGSGAPFRSFAPFLTRMAMADPTIAGLASVHGCIGAVDPVGTFGDEEQKQRWLPKLASGERLSAFALTEPCAGSDLTALRTTAVLDGDSYVVNGEKLFITNVTPGRTIGLVCLIDDKPAVLVVDLPDAENDNFQLRKYGLWALKHTYNRGIIFKDFRVPKENLLEPIKGNGLTIAYHGLNLGRISLCANAAGTMRLMMASMIPWAKFRETYGEPIAKRELVQRRIGRMAGLIVAADALVAWCSTLIDSGYRGEMECIIAKIFGSEAQKEAAIELFMKTHGGRSFLHGHMFGDNVHEYLAPCIYEGEGEMLGMAFFKSLVKQHGTTYFEAVGRALAKAGIKKPNPLNPAHAWALKGAIAPYAGWLMKEYCTPKPRPHFPEMPSELKAHAQFAAEKLQSLPLTISGVMRKHQLKLADRQCRMSLLSGQVQKLITILCTSLYASQQENELVREAADVICRDLTNEVLSKPVSDRHFRRVTQLGATIAEQGFPGVEGAPDEILMKYEK; encoded by the coding sequence ATGTCGACCCAATTGCCTGAAGGTTCTCAGACCGAGACCGCCCCGGAAGAATCGTTCGCTGAAACTGCCCTCAAACTCGGCGGCAAGAGTGCGGAAGAAGCCCGTCGTACCGGCGCCATCGACAGCGCCGACGATCAGGTCGAAAAGCTGTTTCAGCCGCAGTATCAAACCGTCAACAGCCCGGCGCACCGCGTGGTGTGGGATCGCGGCTTCGATATCAATCTCTTTCTGCCGAAGCAGGAAGAAACGCCGGCCGAACTGCGCAAGGTGATGGACGACTCGATCGCCGTCGTCAACAAGTTCAAGGCCGAGAAAAAGCTGCACAACGAAGAAGGGAAGATCACCCGCGAAGTGATGGACGCTTTGGGGGAAGTCGGCTACTGGGGCCTGCTGGTCGACAAGAAATATGGCGGCAGCGGCGCGCCGTTTCGGAGCTTCGCCCCGTTTCTAACGCGGATGGCGATGGCCGATCCGACGATCGCCGGGCTCGCTTCGGTCCATGGTTGCATTGGCGCCGTCGATCCGGTCGGGACGTTCGGTGACGAAGAGCAAAAGCAACGCTGGCTGCCAAAATTGGCCAGCGGGGAAAGGCTATCGGCCTTCGCGCTAACCGAGCCGTGCGCTGGATCGGATTTGACGGCGCTCCGTACCACGGCGGTGCTCGACGGCGACTCATATGTGGTGAACGGCGAAAAGCTGTTCATCACCAACGTGACGCCGGGCAGGACGATCGGTCTGGTCTGTCTGATCGACGACAAGCCGGCAGTGTTGGTGGTCGACTTGCCCGACGCCGAGAACGACAACTTCCAGCTGCGCAAATACGGCCTCTGGGCGCTGAAGCATACCTACAACCGCGGGATCATCTTCAAAGATTTCCGCGTGCCGAAAGAAAACCTGCTCGAGCCGATCAAAGGGAACGGTCTGACGATCGCCTATCATGGTTTGAATCTGGGCCGTATTTCACTCTGTGCGAATGCCGCCGGGACGATGCGGCTGATGATGGCCAGCATGATTCCGTGGGCCAAGTTCCGCGAAACGTACGGCGAACCGATCGCCAAACGCGAACTGGTGCAGCGGCGGATTGGCCGGATGGCCGGTTTGATCGTCGCCGCCGACGCGCTGGTCGCGTGGTGCTCGACCTTGATCGACTCCGGCTATCGCGGCGAAATGGAATGCATTATCGCCAAGATCTTCGGCAGCGAAGCGCAGAAGGAAGCGGCGATCGAGCTGTTCATGAAGACGCACGGCGGTCGCTCGTTCCTGCATGGGCACATGTTTGGCGATAACGTCCACGAGTATCTCGCTCCCTGCATTTACGAAGGGGAAGGGGAGATGCTGGGAATGGCGTTCTTCAAGTCGCTGGTCAAACAGCACGGCACCACCTACTTTGAAGCGGTCGGTCGGGCTTTGGCCAAAGCAGGCATCAAGAAGCCGAATCCGCTCAATCCGGCTCACGCGTGGGCGCTCAAAGGGGCGATCGCGCCGTACGCCGGGTGGCTGATGAAGGAGTACTGCACGCCGAAACCACGGCCGCATTTCCCCGAAATGCCGAGCGAACTGAAGGCTCACGCCCAGTTCGCCGCCGAAAAGCTGCAATCGCTTCCGCTGACAATCTCCGGCGTGATGCGCAAACACCAGCTGAAGTTGGCCGATCGCCAATGCCGGATGTCTCTCCTCTCGGGCCAGGTGCAAAAATTGATTACCATACTTTGCACCAGTCTGTACGCGTCGCAGCAAGAGAACGAATTGGTCCGCGAAGCGGCCGATGTGATCTGCCGCGATTTGACGAACGAAGTGCTGAGCAAACCGGTCAGCGATCGTCATTTCCGCCGCGTGACGCAACTGGGGGCGACGATCGCCGAACAGGGCTTCCCCGGAGTCGAAGGGGCGCCGGACGAAATCTTGATGAAGTACGAGAAATAG
- the ispD gene encoding 2-C-methyl-D-erythritol 4-phosphate cytidylyltransferase, giving the protein MRNFGVILPAAGRSTRFGDPRQKKVYAPLAGKAVWLHSAERFAARDDVDQVIVVISPEDEESFRADYAAEIDRLHLSIALGGAERSDSISNAIALLDEDIEMVAVHDAARPCISDKLIDDVFAAAIEHGAAMLATPVAGTLKRVFDDRTIQETVSRTGIWEAQTPQVFRRDWFAEAYETRTADAVTDDAQLLERMGRSVLVVPGSQLNRKITTQEDLLIAAATLAMI; this is encoded by the coding sequence GTGAGAAACTTTGGCGTAATCTTGCCGGCGGCTGGTCGCAGCACGCGGTTCGGCGATCCGCGGCAGAAGAAAGTCTACGCTCCCCTCGCCGGCAAAGCGGTTTGGCTGCATAGCGCCGAGCGCTTCGCCGCTCGCGACGACGTTGATCAGGTGATTGTCGTCATCTCGCCCGAAGATGAAGAGTCGTTCCGCGCCGACTACGCTGCCGAGATCGATCGGCTCCACTTGTCGATCGCGCTGGGAGGGGCCGAACGCAGCGATTCGATATCCAACGCAATCGCGCTGCTCGACGAAGATATCGAAATGGTCGCGGTCCACGACGCCGCTCGCCCCTGTATCAGCGACAAGCTGATCGACGACGTTTTCGCCGCCGCGATCGAACATGGCGCCGCGATGCTGGCCACGCCGGTAGCGGGAACGTTGAAACGGGTCTTCGACGATCGAACGATCCAGGAGACGGTCTCCCGAACCGGAATCTGGGAAGCGCAAACGCCGCAGGTATTTCGCCGCGACTGGTTCGCCGAAGCGTACGAAACTCGTACCGCCGATGCAGTGACCGACGACGCCCAATTGCTCGAACGAATGGGAAGAAGCGTGCTGGTCGTTCCGGGATCGCAGCTCAATCGGAAGATCACCACGCAGGAAGACCTGCTGATCGCCGCGGCGACGCTGGCGATGATCTAA
- the tyrS gene encoding tyrosine--tRNA ligase: protein MNDIFADLKWRGLIFQTTADDHLPKWLNEKPRTVYAGFDPTAESLHVGSLLPLMLLRRFQKAGHRPIALVGGATGMIGDPSGKSAERNLLTAEQLEKNVAGIKAQVAKLVDFDDSPAGAKLVNNFDWMNNFTYLEFLRDVGKHFPVNVMMAKDSVRSRLEREDAGISYTEFSYMLLQAYDFVHLNQKFDCELQIGGSDQWGNITAGTELGRRMAQKQLYGMTCPLLTKSDGTKMGKTESGAIWLSADRTSPYAFFQYWFNVADNDVSKCLRFLTELEHEEIEALDKSREEEPHQRASQKRLAEHLTQLIHGDEGLATAQRATDIFFGGTIEAMNDAQLGQIFADVPSSELPRERLSGDGLGVLDAFVEAGLAKSKGEARRAVTQGGAYVNNIRAESVDQSLTEKDLASETVIVLRSGKKNYALLRFNG from the coding sequence ATGAACGACATTTTCGCCGACCTGAAGTGGCGTGGACTGATTTTTCAAACCACTGCCGACGATCATCTCCCCAAGTGGTTGAACGAGAAGCCGCGAACCGTTTACGCCGGTTTTGATCCGACCGCCGAAAGCCTGCACGTCGGCAGCTTGTTGCCGCTGATGCTCCTCCGCCGCTTTCAAAAGGCGGGGCATCGCCCCATTGCGTTGGTGGGGGGAGCGACCGGGATGATCGGCGATCCGAGCGGCAAAAGCGCCGAGCGAAACTTGCTGACGGCTGAGCAACTCGAGAAGAACGTCGCCGGCATCAAGGCGCAGGTCGCCAAGCTGGTCGACTTCGACGACTCGCCGGCCGGCGCAAAGCTCGTCAACAACTTCGATTGGATGAACAACTTCACCTACCTCGAATTCTTGCGCGACGTCGGCAAGCATTTTCCGGTCAACGTGATGATGGCGAAGGATTCGGTCCGCAGCCGTCTGGAGCGGGAAGACGCCGGGATCAGCTACACCGAATTCAGCTACATGCTCCTCCAGGCATACGACTTCGTGCACCTGAATCAGAAGTTCGATTGCGAACTGCAAATTGGCGGCAGCGATCAGTGGGGGAACATCACGGCTGGTACCGAATTGGGACGTCGGATGGCTCAGAAGCAGTTGTACGGCATGACCTGTCCGCTGCTCACCAAATCGGATGGAACCAAGATGGGAAAAACCGAGTCAGGCGCCATTTGGCTGTCGGCCGATCGGACCAGCCCCTACGCGTTTTTCCAATACTGGTTCAACGTCGCCGACAATGACGTCAGCAAGTGTCTCCGCTTTTTGACCGAACTGGAGCACGAAGAGATCGAGGCGCTCGACAAGTCGCGTGAGGAAGAGCCGCATCAGCGGGCCAGCCAGAAGCGTCTGGCCGAGCATCTGACGCAGTTGATCCATGGCGACGAAGGATTGGCGACCGCCCAGCGAGCGACCGACATTTTTTTCGGCGGGACGATCGAAGCGATGAATGACGCCCAGTTGGGCCAGATCTTCGCCGACGTGCCGAGCAGCGAATTGCCGCGTGAACGGCTCTCAGGCGACGGACTGGGCGTTCTGGACGCGTTTGTCGAAGCTGGCTTGGCCAAGAGCAAAGGGGAAGCCCGACGTGCCGTCACCCAGGGGGGCGCCTACGTCAATAACATTCGCGCAGAAAGCGTTGATCAGTCCCTCACCGAAAAAGACCTGGCGAGCGAGACAGTGATCGTGCTGCGGAGCGGCAAAAAGAACTACGCGCTTCTGCGGTTTAACGGCTAA